A genomic stretch from Marinimicrobium sp. C6131 includes:
- a CDS encoding efflux RND transporter periplasmic adaptor subunit produces MSDKSELLSQLRIDRDDGADSHPTKWPWVIAGAILLAMLAGTLWAIARPDPVKVETRMARVAPQGNAVSSVLDATGYVTARRYATVSSKVTAKVLEVLVEEGMRVEEGQVVARLDDSNARKGLAVEQANLTLAEAQLEETRARLTEARLAQQRVEELFRRELVSESELDRANSNYQSLKAQLAAREAGVLSAQRLVELQEQNLEDLTLRAPFTGVVVSKDAQPGEMISPVSAGGGFTRTGICSLVDMHSLEIEVDVNESYIQRVTAGQPVQATLEAYPDWNIPARVIAVVPTADRQKATVRVRVGFEQTDARILPDMGVRVAFLESESREPSDVPERTILVPSSAVIEQGGESVLFVVREGVAYRRVVSTRSRPGGEVVVRSGLEPGEQYVVGPPEGLADGVAVKTQ; encoded by the coding sequence ATGAGTGACAAGAGTGAGCTGCTCTCCCAACTTCGTATTGATCGTGATGACGGCGCTGATTCACACCCAACCAAATGGCCTTGGGTGATTGCTGGCGCCATACTCCTGGCAATGCTTGCCGGAACCCTTTGGGCGATTGCCCGACCCGACCCCGTCAAGGTTGAAACCCGCATGGCACGGGTTGCGCCGCAGGGCAACGCGGTCAGCAGCGTTCTTGATGCGACCGGGTATGTGACCGCCCGCCGTTATGCCACCGTCTCTTCCAAAGTCACTGCCAAAGTACTCGAAGTGCTGGTGGAGGAGGGGATGCGTGTAGAAGAAGGGCAAGTGGTCGCTCGCCTGGATGACAGTAACGCCCGCAAGGGGCTGGCGGTTGAGCAGGCCAACCTTACTCTGGCTGAGGCGCAGCTCGAAGAAACCCGCGCCCGCCTGACGGAAGCCAGGTTGGCTCAACAACGGGTCGAGGAGCTGTTTCGACGTGAACTGGTGAGTGAGTCGGAACTGGATCGTGCCAACAGTAACTACCAATCATTGAAAGCTCAGCTTGCCGCCCGCGAGGCGGGTGTCCTCAGCGCCCAGCGTCTTGTGGAGTTGCAGGAGCAGAACCTCGAAGACCTGACATTGCGCGCTCCCTTCACCGGTGTGGTGGTGTCCAAAGATGCCCAGCCGGGAGAAATGATCTCCCCGGTGTCGGCTGGCGGCGGCTTCACCCGTACCGGCATCTGCAGTCTGGTGGATATGCATTCACTGGAAATTGAAGTGGATGTCAACGAATCCTATATCCAGCGCGTCACCGCCGGGCAGCCGGTACAGGCTACGCTGGAAGCCTACCCCGACTGGAACATTCCCGCCCGGGTCATTGCCGTTGTGCCTACCGCGGATCGGCAGAAGGCGACGGTCAGAGTTCGGGTCGGCTTTGAGCAAACCGATGCGCGCATTCTTCCGGATATGGGGGTGCGCGTTGCCTTTCTGGAATCGGAAAGTCGTGAGCCGTCCGACGTTCCAGAGCGGACGATTCTTGTACCGTCCAGCGCCGTTATTGAACAGGGCGGCGAATCGGTCCTCTTTGTGGTTCGGGAGGGCGTCGCTTACCGACGGGTGGTCAGCACCCGATCCCGCCCGGGCGGCGAGGTGGTGGTCCGGTCCGGGCTCGAGCCCGGTGAGCAGTATGTTGTAGGTCCGCCCGAAGGGCTGGCGGATGGCGTGGCCGTAAAAACCCAATAA
- the gabT gene encoding 4-aminobutyrate--2-oxoglutarate transaminase — protein sequence MSNQTLNELKERYVAAGAASPNQQFADHALNAEVWDADGKRMIDFAGGIGVLNIGHRHPKVVEAVKTQLDKLMHTCQTVMPYEGYVKVAQKLSENTPVRGHAKVMLANSGAEALENAVKIARAATGRTNVICFDGGYHGRTFMTMAMNGKVNPYQGDFGPMPGMVFRAPFPVPYHGMSEEQALRGLEMTLKTDSSPQNTAAIFIEPVLGEGGFYAAPPSFLKAIRKICDEHGILMVVDEVQSGFGRTGKLFAIEHSGVEPDMMTMAKSMADGMPISAVVGTDTIMDSSGPNSLGGTYTGSPTACAAVLAVFEVFEQEDILGKSQRLGDTLATRFAQWEQKFPNVDNGRNLGAMAAFELVDSKESRKPRPDLAAELLKKAKENGLILLSCGMHGNAIRFLMPVTIEDEVLEEGLAIVEACLAEL from the coding sequence GTGAGTAACCAAACTCTGAATGAACTGAAAGAACGCTATGTCGCCGCCGGCGCGGCCAGCCCCAATCAACAGTTTGCCGACCACGCACTGAACGCTGAAGTGTGGGATGCCGATGGCAAACGGATGATCGACTTTGCCGGTGGTATCGGGGTGCTGAACATCGGGCACCGCCACCCGAAAGTGGTGGAGGCCGTAAAAACGCAGCTCGATAAACTGATGCACACCTGCCAGACCGTGATGCCGTATGAAGGCTACGTCAAGGTGGCCCAGAAACTGAGCGAAAACACCCCCGTGCGTGGGCATGCCAAGGTGATGCTGGCCAACTCCGGGGCGGAGGCGCTGGAGAATGCGGTCAAAATTGCCCGCGCCGCCACCGGTCGAACCAACGTGATCTGTTTTGATGGCGGTTACCATGGCCGCACCTTCATGACCATGGCCATGAATGGCAAGGTCAATCCCTATCAGGGCGACTTCGGCCCCATGCCGGGTATGGTATTTCGGGCGCCGTTCCCCGTGCCCTATCACGGCATGAGTGAAGAGCAGGCGTTGCGGGGCCTGGAAATGACCCTGAAAACCGACTCCAGCCCCCAGAATACGGCCGCCATTTTCATTGAGCCGGTGCTGGGTGAAGGTGGGTTTTACGCCGCGCCGCCGAGTTTTCTGAAAGCGATCCGCAAAATCTGTGATGAGCACGGCATTCTGATGGTTGTGGACGAAGTACAGAGCGGTTTTGGTCGCACGGGCAAACTGTTTGCCATTGAGCACAGTGGGGTCGAGCCGGACATGATGACCATGGCCAAGAGTATGGCCGATGGCATGCCGATCTCCGCCGTGGTGGGCACCGATACCATCATGGACAGCTCCGGTCCCAACTCGCTGGGTGGCACCTACACCGGCAGTCCCACTGCCTGCGCCGCCGTACTCGCGGTGTTCGAAGTGTTCGAACAGGAAGACATTCTGGGTAAGAGCCAGCGCCTGGGTGACACGCTCGCCACCCGCTTTGCCCAGTGGGAGCAGAAATTCCCGAACGTGGACAATGGCCGCAACCTGGGCGCCATGGCCGCTTTCGAGCTGGTGGACAGCAAGGAAAGTCGTAAGCCTCGTCCTGACCTGGCGGCCGAGTTGCTGAAAAAAGCCAAGGAAAACGGTCTGATCCTGCTCAGTTGTGGCATGCACGGCAACGCGATCCGTTTCCTCATGCCGGTCACCATCGAAGATGAAGTGCTGGAAGAGGGATTGGCGATTGTCGAGGCCTGCCTCGCCGAGCTCTGA
- a CDS encoding CLCA_X family protein produces MASPHGRDAQPPAGSGLIHRRFHRRGPSQEAGSERPAAPSFLDIRRRFAFRAISIGRWVTEPEKQRAAGLFYDALCDLMAILKGPEALISLRGSLALQYGQGGQRGVAAHYEPATHTFALAKNAGPGSIAHEWFHAFDHYICDKAFAPTPGASFGSKAWLANAAALRHPLNERLRICYQTVLLNETGTAPSELFERSADQDKRLGTVYYALPEELCARAFEAFVQDAPIKNSFLVMGTLKTDEARLGLYPQGAQRERINAAFRDYFTHLGQALYRSAEV; encoded by the coding sequence ATGGCATCTCCTCACGGGCGTGACGCTCAACCCCCGGCCGGTTCTGGCCTCATTCATCGCCGCTTCCATCGCCGAGGTCCGTCGCAGGAGGCCGGGAGCGAACGCCCCGCCGCACCCTCCTTTCTGGATATTCGCCGCCGGTTCGCCTTCCGCGCCATCAGTATTGGCCGCTGGGTCACCGAGCCCGAAAAGCAGCGCGCCGCCGGGCTGTTCTACGATGCTCTGTGTGATTTGATGGCTATACTGAAAGGACCGGAAGCATTGATTTCGCTGCGCGGTTCGCTGGCTCTGCAGTATGGCCAGGGCGGGCAGCGGGGGGTGGCCGCACATTACGAACCCGCCACCCACACCTTTGCTCTGGCCAAGAACGCCGGGCCGGGCAGCATCGCCCATGAGTGGTTTCACGCCTTTGATCATTATATTTGCGACAAGGCCTTCGCCCCGACGCCGGGTGCGAGCTTCGGATCAAAGGCCTGGCTGGCCAATGCCGCCGCGCTGAGGCATCCGCTGAACGAGCGGTTGCGTATCTGCTACCAGACGGTACTGTTGAATGAAACCGGCACCGCTCCCAGCGAGCTGTTCGAGCGGTCGGCCGATCAGGATAAGCGGCTCGGAACCGTGTATTACGCCCTCCCGGAAGAGCTCTGTGCACGCGCGTTCGAGGCGTTTGTGCAGGACGCGCCGATCAAGAACAGCTTTCTGGTCATGGGCACACTGAAAACCGACGAAGCCCGTTTGGGGCTCTACCCGCAAGGCGCGCAGCGCGAGCGCATCAATGCGGCCTTTCGAGACTATTTCACCCATCTTGGGCAGGCGCTGTACCGGTCTGCCGAAGTCTGA
- a CDS encoding ABC transporter ATP-binding protein has translation MSQANEAVAEPHHTDAVAGADPLVRCKDLGKSYRKGKESVPVLSKLNLTIPRGDFLALMGPSGSGKTTLLNLLGGLDSPTSGTLEIAGERIDQFKASQLTRWRARHVGFIFQFYNLMPVLTAERNVELPLLLTKLSAKQRKHHVATALELVGLKDRAKHRPSELSGGQEQRVAIARAIVSDPDLLLCDEPTGDLDRTTADEILGLLQSLNREQGKTIVMVTHDPLAAEYAKRTVHLDKGTLITGN, from the coding sequence ATGTCTCAAGCAAACGAAGCGGTGGCGGAACCCCACCATACTGACGCCGTAGCCGGTGCTGATCCCCTGGTGCGTTGTAAGGATCTGGGGAAAAGTTATCGCAAGGGCAAGGAGTCGGTGCCGGTCTTGTCGAAACTGAACCTGACCATTCCACGGGGCGATTTTCTGGCTCTGATGGGACCGTCCGGTTCGGGTAAAACCACGCTGCTGAATTTACTGGGCGGGCTCGACTCGCCAACCAGCGGCACCCTGGAAATTGCCGGCGAGCGAATCGATCAGTTCAAGGCCAGTCAGTTGACCCGTTGGCGTGCGCGCCACGTCGGTTTCATTTTTCAGTTCTATAACCTGATGCCGGTACTGACCGCCGAGCGCAATGTTGAGCTGCCCCTGCTGTTGACCAAGTTGTCCGCTAAACAGCGCAAACACCATGTAGCCACAGCGCTGGAACTGGTCGGGCTGAAAGACCGCGCCAAGCACCGTCCCAGTGAATTGTCCGGCGGGCAGGAGCAACGTGTTGCCATCGCCCGGGCGATTGTGTCTGACCCGGACCTGCTGCTGTGCGACGAGCCCACCGGTGACCTGGACCGGACCACCGCCGACGAGATTCTCGGTCTGCTGCAATCGCTGAACCGGGAACAGGGGAAAACCATTGTCATGGTGACTCACGATCCCCTGGCCGCGGAGTACGCCAAGCGCACGGTGCATCTCGACAAGGGCACCCTGATTACAGGGAACTGA
- a CDS encoding ABC transporter permease, whose amino-acid sequence MKNLTQIVTVSAMNLRNLPKRLGASSVAIFGVACVVGVFIGVLSMASGFQRTMISAGAADTAILLRSGATSEMSSGLSYEETQLVAQLPQVRRQGGEPLTSAELYVIVDIPKRSTNTDANVPLRGVQEDALQVREGVEIIEGRMFEPGRNELLVGRGAQQQFAGLSVGNTLRFGQMEWTVVGVFADKGGLSESELWTDVRVLQSAYRRGNSFQSLRVKLASEQALEALKAEVASNPQLDLDVHRETDYLADQAEPLSLFIKGVGYPLAILMALGAVFGAINTMYASVSARTREIATLRAIGFGAFPVAVSTLLESLILALVGGVIGALVVYLLFNGYTVSTINGASFSQVVFDFAVTGDLLVQGIIAAVLIGLVGGFFPALRAARLPVATALRET is encoded by the coding sequence ATGAAAAATCTGACACAGATTGTGACCGTCAGCGCCATGAATCTGCGCAACCTGCCCAAGCGTCTGGGCGCATCGTCCGTGGCCATTTTTGGAGTGGCCTGTGTGGTGGGGGTGTTTATTGGCGTGCTCTCCATGGCCTCGGGATTTCAGCGCACCATGATTTCGGCGGGGGCAGCGGATACCGCCATATTGTTGCGCTCCGGTGCCACTTCGGAAATGAGCAGCGGCTTGAGTTACGAGGAAACCCAATTGGTAGCGCAGCTTCCCCAGGTGCGCCGTCAGGGCGGAGAACCACTGACCTCGGCCGAGCTGTACGTGATTGTCGATATACCCAAACGCAGCACCAACACCGATGCCAATGTGCCGCTGCGGGGCGTACAGGAGGATGCTTTGCAGGTACGTGAAGGTGTTGAAATCATTGAAGGCCGCATGTTTGAGCCCGGTCGCAACGAACTGCTCGTGGGGCGGGGTGCCCAGCAGCAGTTCGCCGGATTGAGTGTCGGCAACACCCTGCGTTTCGGGCAGATGGAGTGGACCGTCGTCGGAGTGTTTGCGGACAAAGGCGGTCTGTCGGAGTCGGAACTCTGGACCGATGTTAGGGTATTGCAGTCCGCCTACCGACGCGGCAATTCTTTTCAGAGCCTGAGGGTCAAACTCGCGTCGGAACAGGCACTGGAGGCACTGAAAGCCGAGGTGGCGAGCAACCCGCAACTGGATCTGGATGTTCATCGGGAAACCGACTATCTGGCGGATCAGGCCGAACCACTGAGCCTGTTTATCAAAGGCGTCGGCTACCCCTTGGCGATCCTGATGGCGCTGGGCGCCGTCTTCGGGGCGATCAACACCATGTACGCCTCGGTGTCGGCCCGCACTCGCGAAATCGCCACCCTGCGAGCCATCGGTTTTGGCGCCTTCCCGGTGGCGGTTTCCACCTTGCTGGAATCCTTGATATTGGCATTGGTGGGTGGGGTGATTGGGGCACTGGTGGTGTATCTTCTGTTCAATGGTTACACCGTGTCCACCATCAACGGTGCCAGCTTCAGCCAGGTGGTGTTCGACTTTGCGGTAACCGGGGATCTGTTGGTTCAGGGAATCATCGCAGCGGTACTCATTGGCCTGGTCGGTGGGTTTTTCCCGGCGCTCAGAGCGGCGCGCTTACCGGTGGCAACCGCCCTGCGGGAAACCTGA
- the glpK gene encoding glycerol kinase GlpK produces MSDLILAIDQGTTSSRAIVFAPDGRMVARAQEEFSQHFPDDGWVEHNPEEIWQVTTQVCRDALGQLGQGQRVAGIGITNQRETTVVWDKTTGTPTYPAIVWQDRRTADHCRRLTGDGLEDDTRARTGLLLDPYFSATKIAWILDNVEDARAKAERGDLLFGTMDTWLIWKFTGGKVHATDATNASRTMLYNINDQCWDPVLLERFGIPDAMLPEVRDCSADYGTVVEGLDGVELPIAGVAGDQQAAVIGQACFEPGMIKSTYGTGCFALMNIGEQPRLSQHRLLTTIAYRFEGKPVYALEGAIFVAGAAVQWLRDKLGIIKSAEETEALAESLSSNKGVYLVPAFTGLGAPHWEPDARALICGLTRDSGRAELARAALEAVCYQTRDLFKAMEDDAGERPETLRVDGGMVANNWLLQALADIVNVPVERPDIIETTALGAARLAGLQLGLFTDLNDLAQHWKLDRRCEPQLGDHERDAMLKGWEVAIDRARNG; encoded by the coding sequence ATGTCAGATCTGATCCTCGCCATCGACCAGGGCACCACCAGCAGCCGGGCCATTGTGTTCGCCCCGGATGGGCGAATGGTCGCCAGGGCCCAGGAGGAGTTTTCCCAGCACTTTCCCGATGACGGCTGGGTGGAGCACAACCCGGAAGAAATCTGGCAGGTGACCACCCAGGTGTGCCGGGACGCGCTTGGCCAGCTTGGTCAAGGCCAGCGTGTAGCGGGCATCGGCATCACCAACCAGCGGGAAACCACCGTGGTGTGGGATAAAACCACGGGCACGCCTACTTACCCGGCTATTGTCTGGCAAGACCGACGCACCGCTGATCACTGTCGCAGGCTCACCGGTGACGGCCTTGAAGACGACACCCGGGCGCGCACGGGCCTATTGCTTGACCCCTACTTCTCGGCCACCAAAATCGCCTGGATTCTGGACAACGTGGAGGACGCCCGCGCCAAGGCGGAGCGGGGTGATCTTCTGTTTGGCACCATGGATACCTGGCTGATCTGGAAGTTTACCGGCGGCAAAGTCCACGCCACCGATGCCACCAACGCCTCCCGCACTATGCTCTACAACATCAATGATCAGTGCTGGGACCCGGTGCTACTGGAGCGATTTGGTATTCCCGATGCCATGCTGCCGGAGGTGCGAGACTGCTCCGCGGACTACGGCACGGTTGTCGAGGGGCTGGACGGTGTGGAGTTGCCCATTGCCGGCGTTGCCGGGGATCAACAGGCGGCGGTGATCGGCCAAGCCTGTTTCGAGCCGGGCATGATCAAGAGCACCTACGGTACCGGTTGCTTTGCCCTGATGAATATTGGCGAGCAACCGCGTCTTTCCCAGCACCGGTTACTGACCACCATCGCCTACCGGTTTGAGGGTAAGCCGGTGTACGCCCTGGAAGGGGCCATATTCGTCGCTGGTGCCGCCGTTCAGTGGCTGCGGGACAAGCTGGGCATTATCAAAAGCGCGGAGGAAACCGAAGCCCTGGCGGAAAGCCTGAGTTCCAACAAGGGCGTGTACCTGGTGCCGGCCTTTACCGGGCTGGGGGCCCCTCATTGGGAGCCGGATGCCCGTGCGCTGATTTGCGGCCTCACCCGCGATAGCGGACGGGCCGAGCTGGCCAGGGCGGCACTGGAAGCCGTGTGTTATCAGACCCGCGACCTGTTCAAAGCCATGGAAGACGATGCCGGCGAACGCCCGGAAACCCTGCGGGTGGACGGTGGTATGGTGGCCAACAACTGGCTGCTGCAGGCGCTGGCGGATATTGTCAATGTGCCGGTCGAGCGTCCGGACATCATCGAAACCACTGCTCTTGGTGCGGCCCGGCTGGCGGGTTTGCAACTCGGGCTGTTCACGGACCTGAATGACCTGGCTCAGCACTGGAAGCTCGACCGACGTTGCGAGCCGCAACTGGGGGATCACGAGCGCGATGCGATGCTGAAAGGTTGGGAGGTCGCCATCGACCGCGCGCGGAACGGGTGA
- a CDS encoding ABC transporter permease, protein MKYLYFIWKNLGRKKLRTSLTVLSIVVAFILFGALGSLSAAFTQGADIAGADRLVTIHKVSLIQSLPFSYVNRVRGLDGVEKVTYASWFGGYYQDPKNQFAQFAVEADTYFDIYSDLLQLPEEQMQAWQNNRIGAVIGSTLAKRFGWQVGDRVPIISMFPQQDGNRTWEFEIEGIFTAETSGGDSNSMVFHYEYFDEARQWDKGTVGWMMIEVEDPARAAEVARAVDALFANSQAETKTSTEKAFMESFMKQFGDIGTITGLILGAVFFTMLLVTANTMAQAVRERIPEMAILKTLGFSDRSVLVMILAEALLMAMIGGLIGLVIAWLLVGGIAEKMAAFLPGFAMPSEVWLNGVIAIVILGLLSGAVPAIQGMRLNIVAALGRR, encoded by the coding sequence ATGAAATACCTCTATTTCATCTGGAAGAACCTGGGCCGGAAAAAGCTGCGCACCAGCTTGACGGTGCTCTCCATTGTCGTGGCCTTCATTCTCTTCGGCGCTCTGGGCTCGCTCAGTGCGGCGTTCACCCAGGGCGCGGACATCGCCGGGGCGGACCGGCTGGTGACGATTCACAAGGTCTCCCTGATTCAGAGTCTGCCGTTCAGCTACGTGAATCGCGTGCGTGGTCTGGACGGTGTTGAAAAGGTCACTTACGCCAGCTGGTTTGGCGGCTATTACCAAGACCCCAAAAACCAGTTTGCCCAGTTCGCTGTCGAGGCGGACACCTACTTTGATATCTATTCGGATTTGCTGCAGCTGCCCGAGGAGCAGATGCAGGCCTGGCAGAACAATCGGATTGGCGCGGTCATCGGCAGTACTCTGGCCAAACGCTTTGGCTGGCAGGTCGGCGATCGGGTCCCGATCATTTCCATGTTTCCCCAGCAGGATGGTAATCGAACCTGGGAATTCGAAATTGAAGGCATCTTCACCGCCGAGACGTCCGGTGGCGACAGCAACAGCATGGTGTTTCATTACGAGTACTTTGATGAAGCGCGTCAGTGGGATAAAGGCACCGTTGGCTGGATGATGATTGAAGTGGAAGATCCAGCCCGAGCGGCCGAGGTGGCTCGGGCCGTGGATGCGCTGTTTGCCAACTCCCAGGCAGAGACCAAAACCAGCACGGAAAAGGCGTTTATGGAGTCGTTCATGAAGCAGTTTGGTGACATCGGTACCATCACGGGCCTGATTCTTGGCGCCGTGTTCTTCACCATGTTGCTGGTGACGGCCAATACCATGGCGCAGGCGGTGCGCGAACGTATCCCCGAAATGGCCATTCTGAAAACACTGGGCTTCTCGGATCGGTCGGTACTGGTAATGATCCTTGCCGAGGCGCTGTTGATGGCCATGATCGGCGGCCTTATCGGCCTGGTGATCGCCTGGTTGCTGGTTGGTGGCATTGCTGAAAAGATGGCGGCCTTTCTGCCGGGCTTTGCGATGCCCTCGGAGGTCTGGTTGAACGGGGTGATCGCCATCGTGATCCTGGGGCTACTGTCCGGCGCTGTACCGGCCATACAGGGCATGCGCCTGAATATTGTGGCGGCACTGGGGAGGCGTTGA